A genomic stretch from Sulfurimonas sediminis includes:
- a CDS encoding response regulator transcription factor: MQKILMIEDDLELAEILTEYLEQFEFEVVTEDDPFKAVSILKLEPFDLVILDLTLPGMDGLEVCEAIRERQDIPIIISSARSDVTDKIKALELGADDYLPKPYDPRELEARIHSVLRRYEAKSEEKAESKSDFKCDKETMTITYKGRKIELTNAEFGILSYMISKQGLVVSREDLIHNVNAINEDSSNKSIDVMVGRIRNKLGDKSLIESVRGVGYKLLK; the protein is encoded by the coding sequence ATGCAAAAAATATTAATGATTGAAGATGACTTGGAATTAGCAGAGATACTTACAGAGTATCTTGAACAATTTGAGTTTGAGGTTGTCACTGAAGATGACCCTTTTAAAGCAGTAAGTATATTAAAGTTAGAACCTTTTGATTTGGTTATACTGGACTTGACCTTACCTGGTATGGATGGACTTGAAGTATGTGAGGCAATTCGCGAACGGCAAGATATTCCTATAATCATTTCAAGTGCACGAAGTGATGTGACAGACAAGATAAAAGCACTTGAACTCGGTGCGGATGATTACCTGCCAAAACCCTATGACCCAAGAGAACTTGAGGCAAGGATTCACTCAGTACTGCGTCGTTATGAGGCAAAAAGTGAAGAAAAAGCCGAATCCAAGAGTGATTTTAAATGCGATAAAGAGACGATGACCATTACTTATAAAGGTCGCAAGATTGAGCTGACAAATGCAGAGTTTGGAATATTGTCTTATATGATAAGCAAACAGGGTCTGGTTGTCTCTCGTGAAGATTTGATTCACAATGTCAATGCCATTAATGAAGACTCCTCCAACAAAAGTATAGATGTAATGGTCGGACGGATAAGAAACAAACTCGGAGACAAATCGCTTATAGAGTCTGTCCGCGGCGTAGGATACAAACTTCTCAAATGA